A single uncultured Acetobacterium sp. DNA region contains:
- a CDS encoding RsmE family RNA methyltransferase: MHRFFIEPGQITEQSIVISGEDFKHITKVLRLGKDDVIEVCDSKGTDYQVVLNTPGDQTISGIIKERYPSLGENSELSVTLFQGLPKGTKMEVIIQKCVELGVAEIVPFSSMRAISQITDKKDKKIERWQRIAYEAAKQSKRGIIPAVKDPQTLKNVLKEVAHFDLLVLAYEDENKRSLKAALMEFEKKSEAGKCLKIGVIIGPEGGFDPQEAEACQAAGIISVSLGTRILRTETAGMVVLSQLNFWK, encoded by the coding sequence ATGCATCGTTTTTTTATTGAACCCGGTCAGATTACGGAGCAGTCCATTGTTATTTCCGGGGAGGACTTCAAACACATCACCAAGGTATTGCGTTTGGGCAAAGACGATGTGATCGAAGTTTGCGACAGCAAAGGGACAGATTATCAGGTCGTTTTAAACACGCCCGGAGATCAGACAATTTCGGGCATTATTAAAGAGCGGTATCCTTCTCTGGGGGAAAACTCGGAGCTTTCGGTCACGCTGTTTCAGGGATTGCCCAAAGGCACAAAAATGGAAGTGATTATTCAGAAATGTGTGGAGCTGGGGGTGGCCGAAATTGTCCCCTTTTCTTCGATGCGGGCCATTTCCCAGATTACGGATAAGAAAGATAAAAAAATCGAGCGTTGGCAGCGGATCGCCTATGAAGCGGCCAAGCAGTCCAAACGGGGGATTATTCCGGCAGTTAAAGATCCCCAAACCTTGAAAAATGTGCTAAAAGAAGTAGCTCATTTTGATTTACTCGTGTTAGCCTATGAGGATGAAAACAAACGGTCCCTGAAGGCGGCCTTGATGGAGTTTGAGAAAAAGAGTGAAGCGGGCAAATGTCTTAAAATTGGCGTGATCATCGGCCCGGAAGGTGGATTTGATCCCCAGGAGGCTGAGGCCTGCCAAGCTGCCGGGATTATCAGCGTGTCCTTGGGAACCCGGATCTTAAGAACCGAAACGGCTGGAATGGTGGTGCTCAGCCAATTGAATTTTTGGAAGTGA
- the mtaB gene encoding tRNA (N(6)-L-threonylcarbamoyladenosine(37)-C(2))-methylthiotransferase MtaB yields MNITQRKVAFMTLGCKVNTYDSEAMMEIFEGAGYAIVDFNQLADVYVINTCTVTHLGDQKSRKMMRKAKRMNPDAVICAVGCYVQVAPEEVEKIAEVDLMIGTKNRGDILTYIDTHLQDAQQRDFVSDIMDEKIFEPLMISEVKGKTRAFIKIQEGCNQFCTYCIVPFARGPVRSRKQEQIIDEVNRVIAMGYQEVIISGIHIASYGVDQSGIDTNDQNKTDLIGLLEALDQIDGLKRIRLGSLEPKYITPERLKRLAALESFCPHFHLSLQSGSDPVLKRMGRRYTTAEYLAIVDEIRAVFPLAAITTDIMVGFPGETEAEFNATLVFAKAVGFYQIHVFKYSRRSGTKAAAFKDQVDETIKNRRSHQLSDLSRELEEAFLKKNDGLVVEVLFEATHDEAGYEGHTKNYVPVFLKTDEKINGRIIKVRVSYSNRYSDKLIGESIY; encoded by the coding sequence ATGAATATTACTCAAAGAAAAGTAGCGTTTATGACCTTGGGATGTAAGGTAAACACCTATGACAGCGAAGCGATGATGGAAATTTTTGAAGGTGCCGGATATGCGATTGTCGATTTTAATCAGCTGGCCGATGTCTATGTGATAAATACCTGTACCGTGACCCATCTGGGCGATCAGAAGTCCCGAAAAATGATGCGAAAAGCCAAGCGGATGAATCCGGATGCCGTGATCTGCGCGGTCGGTTGCTATGTTCAGGTGGCCCCCGAAGAGGTTGAAAAAATAGCCGAAGTGGATCTAATGATTGGCACCAAAAATCGGGGCGATATTTTAACCTATATTGATACTCATTTGCAGGACGCCCAGCAGCGGGATTTTGTTTCGGATATTATGGACGAGAAGATCTTTGAACCTCTGATGATCTCTGAGGTCAAAGGAAAAACCCGGGCCTTTATTAAAATTCAAGAAGGCTGCAATCAGTTTTGTACCTATTGTATTGTTCCTTTTGCCAGAGGACCGGTGCGAAGCCGCAAGCAGGAACAGATCATCGATGAGGTCAATCGGGTGATTGCCATGGGGTATCAGGAGGTGATCATTTCGGGGATTCATATTGCCTCCTATGGCGTGGATCAATCGGGGATTGACACGAATGATCAGAATAAAACCGATCTGATCGGACTACTGGAAGCCCTTGATCAAATCGATGGTCTTAAGCGAATCCGACTGGGGTCCCTGGAACCGAAATATATCACTCCAGAGCGGCTGAAACGGTTGGCAGCCCTGGAAAGCTTTTGTCCTCATTTTCACCTATCGTTGCAAAGTGGCAGTGATCCGGTCCTGAAACGAATGGGGCGTCGCTACACCACTGCCGAATATCTGGCGATTGTCGATGAAATCCGGGCGGTTTTCCCGCTGGCGGCGATCACGACCGATATTATGGTTGGCTTTCCTGGAGAAACCGAAGCCGAATTCAATGCGACTCTGGTTTTTGCAAAAGCAGTCGGCTTTTATCAAATCCATGTTTTTAAATATTCTCGTCGTTCCGGCACCAAAGCTGCAGCGTTTAAAGACCAGGTGGATGAAACCATTAAAAACAGGCGAAGTCATCAGCTCAGTGATTTATCGCGGGAACTGGAAGAAGCTTTTCTTAAGAAAAATGATGGTTTGGTAGTCGAGGTTTTGTTTGAAGCAACCCACGATGAAGCTGGTTATGAGGGCCATACCAAGAACTATGTTCCTGTTTTTCTGAAGACAGACGAAAAAATTAATGGTAGAATTATAAAAGTTAGGGTATCATATTCTAATCGGTATTCTGACAAGTTAATCGGAGAATCTATATATTAG
- the prmA gene encoding 50S ribosomal protein L11 methyltransferase: protein MLWKEVQITTTLEAEEAVVNAFYDAGADGVAIQTLQDALLIQQDPKVNFVDESLLEIDPNVSIVRGYFSEVEDTEEAVHKLITSVKMLPSFGLDPGACEMMITEVEEEDWANSWKKFYKPTKMGKSIVIKPTWEEYEADGDEIVINIDPGMAFGTGTHETTQLCAIKLEEYIKPGDVVLDIGCGTGVLSLIAGKLHAKKVVAVDFDTLAVKIARENAELNDLGDMVEIREGNLLDVIDEQADVIVANILAAAIVELSGIIRPYLKENGIFISSGIIIDRLADVLNALEAENFKLLFVQQMGEWVGVVAQKRD, encoded by the coding sequence ATGCTTTGGAAAGAAGTTCAAATCACAACAACACTGGAAGCTGAGGAAGCGGTGGTCAATGCTTTTTATGATGCCGGGGCAGATGGCGTTGCTATCCAGACCCTGCAGGATGCGTTATTAATTCAACAAGATCCCAAGGTTAATTTTGTGGATGAATCGCTTCTGGAAATTGATCCCAATGTTTCCATTGTGCGGGGATATTTCAGTGAGGTGGAAGATACCGAAGAAGCGGTGCACAAACTGATTACCTCGGTTAAAATGCTGCCATCCTTTGGTCTAGATCCTGGTGCCTGTGAGATGATGATCACAGAAGTGGAAGAAGAAGACTGGGCCAACTCCTGGAAAAAATTTTACAAACCCACCAAGATGGGAAAAAGCATCGTTATCAAACCAACCTGGGAAGAATACGAAGCAGATGGCGATGAGATTGTCATCAATATCGATCCCGGAATGGCCTTTGGAACCGGGACCCATGAAACGACTCAGCTTTGCGCCATTAAACTGGAAGAATACATTAAACCCGGGGATGTGGTGCTGGATATCGGCTGCGGTACCGGAGTACTGTCATTAATTGCGGGTAAACTGCATGCGAAAAAAGTGGTGGCAGTGGATTTTGACACCCTGGCCGTAAAAATTGCCCGAGAAAATGCGGAACTCAATGATCTCGGTGATATGGTCGAAATTCGGGAGGGAAACCTGTTGGATGTCATCGATGAACAAGCTGATGTGATTGTGGCGAATATTCTGGCGGCTGCCATTGTGGAATTATCCGGCATCATCCGACCCTATCTGAAAGAAAATGGCATTTTTATCTCTTCGGGAATTATTATTGACCGGTTGGCTGATGTGCTCAATGCCCTGGAAGCAGAAAACTTCAAGCTCCTTTTTGTTCAACAAATGGGCGAATGGGTTGGCGTGGTTGCCCAGAAGCGAGACTAG
- a CDS encoding BMC domain-containing protein — METEKKKRSIQEYVPGKQVTLAHIIAKPKNDIYIKLGLDDEAADAIGILTITPSEAAIIAADAATKAAPVEIGFLDRFSGSLVITGRVSDVKAAVTEILNTLNHILGFDIPKITYS, encoded by the coding sequence ATGGAAACTGAAAAAAAGAAGCGATCCATCCAAGAATACGTTCCTGGTAAACAGGTTACACTTGCCCATATAATTGCAAAACCTAAAAATGATATTTATATTAAACTGGGTTTAGATGACGAAGCCGCTGATGCCATTGGTATTTTAACCATCACGCCAAGCGAAGCTGCCATTATCGCTGCGGATGCCGCAACCAAAGCTGCGCCAGTGGAAATCGGATTTTTAGACCGTTTCAGCGGTTCGCTGGTTATTACCGGACGGGTCAGTGATGTGAAAGCAGCCGTCACCGAAATCCTCAATACCCTTAACCATATTTTAGGATTCGATATTCCTAAAATCACCTACTCTTAA
- a CDS encoding phosphotransferase, with amino-acid sequence MTFDSYGNLTVTGVADYLKEKEIFPADANLTVVDLHAVKESIEGFVNLIYHVYDQSGKSVIMKQMLSMPRFRIEDEKNNTVEDSNRGGWTLDLGRMRSEIATLIFWNSVYPGICPEIYLFDEPGRIIVMEDLMELSLLRFELCRMVKHGHFTNKIGAFFARNLFYSSNLHLTNYKKSEVERFFTNPEYTALVEFLFHENIGVSWERDMIPGTAEKRTALVDNPAIQAEFKRLENKFMEDKECLIHTDLHSSNIMISADDVRIIDGEFAGFGPLAQDFGRLTASLSLNYVSWFGDTDRTAEEKADFHNYLLTTIEDLYSTFQNEFRQLVDTHREESYSLKTLDVEAYLIDQLQNALSYTGVNIMSRLANRGICYDLLRLPEANRLVPCLLGLDISKELMLNHRNYTTIKEYTQLLKNLV; translated from the coding sequence ATGACCTTTGACAGCTATGGCAATTTAACAGTGACGGGCGTTGCCGACTACCTTAAAGAAAAAGAAATCTTCCCGGCCGACGCCAACCTTACCGTCGTGGATTTACACGCCGTTAAGGAAAGTATCGAGGGATTTGTTAATTTAATCTATCACGTTTATGACCAATCCGGAAAATCCGTGATTATGAAGCAGATGCTTTCGATGCCTCGTTTTCGTATTGAAGACGAGAAAAACAACACCGTCGAGGACAGCAACCGCGGTGGCTGGACCCTGGATCTGGGCCGGATGCGTTCTGAAATTGCAACCCTGATTTTCTGGAACTCTGTGTACCCGGGCATTTGTCCCGAAATTTATCTTTTTGACGAACCCGGTCGGATCATTGTGATGGAAGATTTAATGGAATTGAGCCTGCTCCGATTTGAGCTTTGCCGGATGGTAAAACACGGACACTTCACCAATAAAATTGGGGCGTTCTTTGCCCGAAATCTCTTTTACTCATCCAATCTTCACCTGACCAATTATAAAAAGTCCGAAGTGGAACGCTTTTTCACCAATCCCGAATATACCGCGCTGGTTGAGTTCCTTTTTCATGAAAATATCGGCGTTTCCTGGGAACGCGATATGATTCCCGGCACCGCCGAAAAAAGAACCGCACTGGTGGATAATCCTGCCATCCAGGCTGAATTCAAACGTCTGGAAAATAAATTCATGGAAGATAAAGAATGTCTCATCCATACCGACCTTCATAGCTCCAATATTATGATCAGTGCCGATGATGTCCGCATCATTGATGGCGAATTTGCCGGTTTCGGCCCGCTGGCTCAGGACTTTGGGCGTCTGACTGCCAGTTTATCCCTTAACTATGTTTCGTGGTTTGGCGATACCGACCGCACCGCTGAGGAAAAGGCCGATTTTCATAACTACCTGCTAACCACCATTGAGGATCTTTATTCCACCTTTCAAAATGAATTTCGGCAACTGGTGGATACCCATCGGGAAGAAAGTTATAGTCTAAAAACTCTGGATGTGGAGGCCTATCTCATCGACCAACTCCAGAATGCTCTGTCTTATACCGGAGTCAACATCATGTCGCGGTTGGCCAACCGGGGAATCTGTTATGATCTGCTAAGACTCCCTGAGGCAAACCGATTGGTACCATGCTTATTGGGACTGGATATTTCCAAAGAGTTGATGCTCAATCACCGAAACTACACCACTATCAAAGAATATACCCAGTTACTGAAAAATCTGGTTTAA
- a CDS encoding histidine triad nucleotide-binding protein, protein MSKDCIFCKIVNKEIPADIIFEDDLVIAFNDIAPQAPVHVIIIPKEHFDSLLSVPAGNDIICHMHTVANRIALKLGIAKTGFRLVNNCGKDGNQTVPHLHYHLLGGRPLLWPPG, encoded by the coding sequence ATGTCCAAAGACTGTATTTTCTGTAAAATTGTGAATAAAGAGATTCCGGCAGATATTATTTTTGAAGATGACTTGGTCATCGCCTTTAATGATATTGCACCCCAGGCTCCGGTACATGTGATTATTATTCCCAAAGAGCATTTTGATTCACTATTATCTGTACCAGCAGGAAATGATATCATTTGTCACATGCATACAGTGGCCAATCGAATTGCCTTGAAACTAGGCATTGCCAAAACCGGTTTTCGTCTTGTAAACAACTGTGGAAAAGATGGAAATCAGACCGTGCCCCATTTACATTACCATTTATTGGGTGGTCGACCATTATTATGGCCTCCAGGTTGA
- a CDS encoding GatB/YqeY domain-containing protein, with protein sequence MVLKDQLQADLKTAMKEKDKVKKSTVTMIRAAILQVEKDQKVELGDDQILEIIAKQLKQRRDGLAEFEKAQRDDLIQQAREEIEIIEGYLPTQLTIDEIKVIVTETIQETGAVDAKDMGKIMSALMPKVKGRADGKLVNQVVRESLA encoded by the coding sequence TTGGTATTAAAGGATCAATTACAGGCTGATTTGAAAACAGCAATGAAGGAAAAGGATAAGGTCAAAAAATCGACAGTAACCATGATTCGGGCGGCTATTTTACAAGTCGAAAAGGATCAGAAAGTGGAACTGGGAGATGATCAGATACTTGAAATTATTGCAAAACAGCTCAAACAACGTCGGGATGGCCTGGCCGAATTTGAGAAAGCTCAAAGAGACGATTTAATCCAGCAGGCTCGCGAAGAAATAGAAATCATCGAGGGCTACCTTCCTACACAATTAACGATTGATGAAATCAAAGTGATTGTGACTGAAACTATTCAAGAAACCGGAGCAGTTGACGCAAAAGACATGGGAAAAATTATGAGTGCCCTGATGCCGAAGGTTAAAGGTCGTGCGGATGGAAAGCTTGTTAATCAAGTGGTCAGAGAAAGTCTGGCGTAG
- a CDS encoding cation-translocating P-type ATPase, whose product MENNINPEIGLTQAQVEERAKAGKVNIQPQSKTKTIGKIIKDNTLTLFNILNIVLALMVIFVQSFQNLLFINIVIINTFIGITQEIKAKKTIDKLSLISQPHVTVLRDGNSQEIVFEKIVLDDILVLKAGKQIPSDSQVVKGELEVNESLLTGESDSIMKYQGDELFSGSFVVSGEATVQVTQVGLDNYASKLVEAVKVAKKPNSEIMKALGFIMKTISIVIVPIGLLLLYKQLIVQELPLQAGVTGTVAALIGMIPEGLVLLTSVALAVGVIRLGQHKTLVQELYCIETLARVDVLCLDKTGTITEGNLEVLSMETISHDQNPVQAIRALIANLKDDNATYRALSESCKGEAPKWKCDRVIPFSSDRKWSGAFFAEKGTFVIGAPEFILGDRYPEIQDKVECYASEGNRVLMLGHSTEPFNEDGSLPKAIKTIALLPMGDKIRQEAKKTLEFFRNQGVEIKVISGDNPVTVSQVAHRAGLLDWDNYVDASTLTEDEAVRDAALKYSVFGRVTPGQKRLLIEAIKNDGHTVAMTGDGVNDVLALREADCSIAMAEGSDAVRQVAQLVLLDSNFASFTRVLMEGRRVINNITRAASLFLVKTMFSLMLAVIVIIANEAYPFVPIQLTLISALTIGAPSVFLALEPNKNRVTGNFLEKVLKKSLPGALTVVFNVVMIMIIGSYLPLNHEQVSTLAVISTGLIGLVILFRVCQPLDNKRWALFFAMTVSFLCCVLFLEDLFFLLPIQEFIPAMFIILGITILDIYPLLKTFSWIVDKVETLLNRCAKEKSTAKSTILEK is encoded by the coding sequence ATGGAAAATAACATCAACCCTGAAATTGGACTAACCCAAGCCCAGGTTGAAGAAAGGGCAAAAGCCGGCAAGGTTAATATTCAACCACAATCCAAGACGAAAACAATCGGCAAAATTATCAAAGATAATACCTTAACCTTATTTAATATTCTTAACATCGTGCTGGCATTGATGGTTATTTTCGTTCAGTCATTTCAAAATCTTTTGTTTATTAATATTGTTATCATTAATACATTTATTGGCATCACACAGGAAATAAAGGCGAAAAAAACCATCGACAAGCTCTCACTAATCTCACAACCCCATGTCACCGTATTGCGGGATGGCAATTCTCAGGAGATCGTCTTTGAGAAAATTGTCCTGGATGATATTCTGGTTCTTAAGGCCGGAAAACAGATCCCTTCGGATTCCCAAGTGGTCAAAGGGGAACTGGAAGTCAATGAATCCCTGCTCACTGGCGAATCAGACTCAATTATGAAATATCAAGGAGACGAACTTTTCTCAGGTAGTTTTGTCGTGTCTGGAGAAGCCACAGTCCAGGTCACTCAAGTTGGTCTGGACAATTATGCGTCAAAATTGGTTGAAGCCGTTAAGGTGGCAAAGAAACCCAATTCTGAAATAATGAAAGCTTTGGGCTTTATTATGAAAACAATCAGTATTGTCATTGTGCCAATTGGCCTGCTGCTTCTCTATAAACAACTAATCGTTCAGGAACTGCCGCTTCAGGCTGGGGTTACCGGAACGGTGGCGGCCCTGATTGGGATGATTCCCGAGGGACTGGTGCTCTTAACCAGTGTGGCTCTGGCGGTTGGGGTAATCCGATTAGGACAACACAAAACTTTAGTTCAGGAGCTCTATTGCATTGAGACTTTAGCCCGGGTGGATGTGCTTTGTCTGGACAAAACCGGAACCATCACCGAAGGTAATCTGGAAGTATTGTCAATGGAAACCATCAGTCACGACCAAAACCCCGTTCAGGCGATTCGGGCTTTGATTGCCAACCTGAAAGATGACAATGCGACCTATCGGGCATTATCTGAAAGCTGTAAAGGCGAGGCTCCAAAATGGAAATGTGATCGGGTTATTCCGTTTTCATCGGACCGAAAATGGAGCGGCGCTTTTTTTGCCGAAAAAGGCACCTTTGTTATTGGTGCACCGGAATTTATTTTAGGCGACCGCTATCCTGAAATTCAGGATAAAGTTGAATGTTACGCCAGCGAGGGCAACCGGGTGTTAATGCTGGGCCATTCAACCGAACCATTTAATGAAGATGGCAGTTTGCCAAAGGCAATAAAAACCATTGCATTGCTGCCAATGGGCGATAAAATTCGCCAGGAAGCTAAGAAAACCCTGGAATTTTTCAGAAACCAGGGCGTTGAAATCAAGGTAATTTCCGGCGACAATCCGGTAACGGTATCTCAGGTAGCTCATCGGGCCGGTCTTTTGGATTGGGACAATTATGTCGATGCTTCAACCTTGACTGAAGATGAAGCGGTTCGTGACGCCGCCCTTAAATACTCGGTTTTTGGTCGGGTAACGCCAGGACAGAAACGGCTTTTAATTGAGGCGATTAAAAATGATGGCCATACGGTGGCTATGACAGGTGATGGTGTCAATGATGTTTTAGCTTTGAGAGAGGCTGACTGTAGTATTGCCATGGCCGAGGGGAGCGACGCTGTCCGTCAGGTTGCCCAATTGGTACTACTGGATTCCAATTTTGCCAGTTTTACACGGGTTCTGATGGAAGGACGGCGGGTGATCAACAACATTACCCGGGCGGCATCGCTATTTTTAGTGAAGACGATGTTTTCGTTGATGTTGGCGGTGATTGTGATTATTGCCAACGAGGCCTATCCCTTTGTTCCGATTCAATTAACGTTAATCAGTGCCCTGACGATTGGTGCCCCTTCGGTGTTTTTGGCACTGGAACCGAACAAAAACCGGGTTACTGGTAATTTTCTGGAAAAGGTTTTGAAGAAATCGCTGCCGGGAGCCCTCACGGTGGTATTTAATGTCGTCATGATTATGATTATCGGTTCTTATTTGCCCCTAAATCACGAGCAGGTGTCAACTTTGGCAGTGATCTCCACCGGATTGATTGGTCTGGTCATTCTTTTTCGAGTCTGCCAGCCACTGGATAATAAACGATGGGCGTTATTCTTTGCCATGACCGTTTCATTTTTATGCTGCGTATTATTTTTAGAAGATTTGTTTTTTCTTCTGCCAATTCAGGAGTTCATACCAGCCATGTTTATCATTCTGGGAATCACGATTCTAGATATCTATCCGCTGCTGAAAACTTTTAGTTGGATAGTGGATAAAGTCGAAACGCTTTTAAACCGCTGTGCGAAAGAAAAAAGTACAGCAAAGTCCACCATTCTGGAAAAATAA
- the rpsU gene encoding 30S ribosomal protein S21, whose product MSEVKIKENETLESALRRFKRKTAMAGVMSEIRKREHYEKPSVKRKRKSEAARKRKMKKR is encoded by the coding sequence ATGTCTGAAGTAAAAATTAAAGAAAATGAAACACTCGAAAGTGCATTGCGACGTTTTAAAAGAAAAACAGCAATGGCTGGGGTTATGTCTGAAATTCGCAAAAGAGAGCATTATGAAAAGCCAAGCGTGAAGCGAAAAAGAAAATCAGAAGCAGCTAGAAAAAGAAAGATGAAAAAAAGATAG
- a CDS encoding amidase domain-containing protein, with the protein MKRRRILKRKRKRVVICLVLMTLMAMGVICVGVLANSYSLPESLSDNSIGENPGADSGAIKLREGEEEMDDEMLKPITEYFEAYFQATANLETTDITALFEDPSSENAWINQSAMDYLIRMRLNQSNDLKMTDYQCGLTITRINEEAGMVEVALLEDHTVNFAFIPDVDSSSSGIAHTFYLDKTADGYVVSEHYKEEDSFLMLEEAIADSYEEPEVVAEGLLDNSLSVVEELSSEKESFNSGEVESWEPEVDNEYDAVAAIDYAMRWVDPVEVVRNDNKFGVYDTYGGNCNNYISQCLYAGGIPMDYFGDVNTQWKWYGEEVDLDEYETGRSPAWAGVEEFYTYASENDGYGLSAIVDDNVYSGAVGDILQYGQDDEWLHSVIITDVVTDNDGNMLDYLINSNTTDRINYPASAYGYSELRLIKILGWNDGDY; encoded by the coding sequence ATGAAAAGAAGAAGAATTTTAAAACGAAAAAGGAAACGTGTTGTCATCTGTCTTGTATTAATGACACTAATGGCGATGGGCGTCATTTGTGTTGGGGTACTGGCTAATTCTTACTCCCTTCCGGAAAGTTTAAGCGATAATTCAATCGGTGAAAATCCAGGGGCAGACAGTGGCGCGATAAAGCTTCGTGAAGGTGAGGAGGAAATGGATGATGAAATGCTTAAACCCATAACAGAATACTTCGAAGCTTATTTTCAGGCAACCGCAAATCTGGAAACGACAGATATAACGGCATTGTTTGAAGACCCATCCAGTGAAAATGCCTGGATTAATCAAAGTGCCATGGATTATCTAATTAGAATGCGACTTAATCAGAGCAATGATCTTAAAATGACCGATTACCAATGTGGTTTAACTATTACACGTATCAATGAAGAAGCGGGTATGGTCGAAGTGGCTTTACTTGAAGATCATACGGTAAATTTTGCTTTCATTCCGGATGTAGATTCCTCAAGTTCAGGGATTGCCCATACTTTTTATTTAGATAAAACAGCAGATGGTTACGTAGTATCAGAGCATTATAAAGAAGAAGACAGTTTTCTGATGCTGGAAGAAGCTATTGCCGACAGTTATGAAGAACCGGAGGTCGTGGCAGAAGGTTTGTTGGATAATTCTTTATCGGTGGTTGAAGAGTTATCATCGGAAAAAGAATCCTTTAATTCTGGGGAAGTGGAAAGCTGGGAACCTGAAGTTGACAACGAGTATGATGCCGTTGCAGCGATCGATTATGCCATGAGATGGGTTGATCCTGTCGAAGTCGTTCGTAATGATAATAAATTTGGTGTTTATGACACCTATGGCGGTAATTGCAATAACTATATTTCCCAGTGCCTTTATGCCGGGGGAATTCCAATGGATTATTTTGGTGATGTTAATACCCAGTGGAAATGGTATGGCGAGGAAGTAGATCTTGATGAATACGAGACGGGTCGAAGCCCTGCCTGGGCCGGTGTCGAAGAATTTTATACCTATGCCAGTGAAAATGATGGTTATGGGTTGTCGGCCATCGTGGATGACAATGTCTATAGCGGAGCGGTCGGCGATATTTTACAGTACGGGCAGGACGATGAATGGCTCCATTCGGTTATTATTACAGATGTAGTCACCGATAATGATGGGAACATGCTGGATTATCTCATCAATTCAAACACAACGGATCGAATCAATTATCCGGCCAGTGCCTATGGTTATTCAGAATTACGTCTGATTAAAATATTAGGCTGGAATGATGGTGATTATTAA
- a CDS encoding Rrf2 family transcriptional regulator, which translates to MKISTKGRYALRLMLDLAINNTGEYIPIKKIAERQEISEKYLEQIITQISRAGFVRSVRGSQGGYQLANAPEDYTVGMILRLMEGELSPVACLDEPGSCDRADRCVTVDVWKKIKVAIEDVVDHITLADLVKEYNAKGNCEYFI; encoded by the coding sequence ATGAAAATATCGACTAAAGGCAGATATGCCTTGCGCCTAATGCTGGACCTGGCGATTAACAATACTGGGGAATATATTCCCATCAAAAAAATTGCTGAGCGTCAGGAGATTTCAGAAAAATATTTAGAACAGATTATTACTCAGATTTCAAGAGCTGGATTTGTCCGGAGTGTCCGGGGTTCCCAGGGCGGATACCAACTGGCAAATGCGCCCGAAGACTATACGGTTGGGATGATTTTACGGCTGATGGAGGGGGAACTGTCACCAGTTGCCTGTCTGGATGAACCGGGAAGCTGTGATCGGGCCGATCGCTGCGTGACGGTTGATGTCTGGAAGAAGATTAAAGTAGCAATTGAAGATGTGGTTGATCATATTACTTTAGCTGATTTGGTTAAGGAATATAATGCCAAGGGTAATTGCGAGTACTTTATTTAA
- a CDS encoding EutP/PduV family microcompartment system protein: MASNKKRVALIGKIGSGKTTLMQRLNEEELKYSKTQMVSYYDDFIDTPGEFIELPFFSRQAINITMDAGLVILVNSCVDPQNAVPPNFVHTYNIPSIGVITKTDLGECNIKRSRNLLIYAGINPKHIYVVSSYNGEGIAELEAAIHHFMDPHRNK, translated from the coding sequence ATGGCAAGTAATAAAAAGCGGGTGGCCTTGATCGGAAAAATCGGCAGCGGAAAAACCACCCTCATGCAACGGCTCAACGAAGAAGAACTCAAATACTCCAAAACCCAAATGGTCAGTTACTATGACGATTTCATTGATACGCCGGGAGAATTTATTGAACTCCCGTTTTTTTCACGTCAGGCCATCAACATCACCATGGACGCCGGGCTGGTAATCCTCGTCAACTCCTGCGTTGACCCTCAGAATGCGGTTCCCCCCAACTTTGTCCACACCTACAACATTCCCTCGATCGGCGTGATTACCAAAACCGATTTGGGAGAATGCAATATTAAACGGAGTCGAAATCTGCTGATTTATGCTGGCATCAATCCCAAACACATCTATGTTGTCAGCTCATATAATGGTGAGGGCATCGCCGAACTGGAGGCTGCCATCCATCACTTTATGGATCCTCATCGCAATAAATAA